One window of the Hypanus sabinus isolate sHypSab1 chromosome 13, sHypSab1.hap1, whole genome shotgun sequence genome contains the following:
- the LOC132403966 gene encoding SCAN domain-containing protein 3-like, whose protein sequence is MITWADSFAFSADETGLPVCLICNEKLANNKKSNVARHFQNKHAAFAQKYPDGDERKKAVSELMCKVDLSKNHFKKWMKSGKSTTYASYVAAQEIVRHGKQFTDGEYIKESYIKISEHLFTDFKNKSEIVQKIRDMPLSAKTVKDRTIKVAEDITRQQIKDINSAVAYSIACDESKDKGDIEQIALFCRYVNSAGPQEEMIELIPLKGQTQGEDICEAVLNCLRAKGIKTTHLVSVATDGAPSMTGTHKGFVALLQKSLDRTFHCILHQEALCAQTFPPECTEVMDVVIQIVNKIMAKSLNYRQFRLLLDELESAYSDLLLHNKV, encoded by the coding sequence atgataacgtgggcagattcatttgctttcagtgctgacgagactggtttaccggtatgcttaatatgcaatgagaaactagcaaacaacaaaaagtcaaatgtcgcaagacatttccagaataaacacgcagcctttgctcaaaaatatccggatggagatgagagaaaaaaagccgtttcggaactgatgtgcaaggttgatctgagcaaaaatcatttcaagaagtggatgaagtctggaaaatcaacgacatatgctagttatgttgccgctcaggaaatagtcaggcacgggaagcagtttacagatggtgaatatataaaagaatcttacATTAAGATTTcggaacatctattcacggactttaaaaacaagagtgaaattgtgcagaaaatcagggatatgcccctctctgcaaagactgtcaaagacagaaccataaaagtggcagaagacatcacaagacagcaaattaaagacatcaattcagctgtggcctactcgattgcctgtgacgagtctaaagacaaaggtgatattgaacaaatagcgctgttctgccggtatgtaaactctgccgggccacaggaagaaatgattgagttgatacctctaaaaggccaaacacagggggaagacatctgtgaggctgtcttgaattgtttaagagccaaaggaataaagaccacccacctggtgtcagtagctactgatggggcaccaagtatgacaggaacgcacaagggatttgtggctttactgcagaagtcgctggacagaacttttcactgcatcttgcaccaagaggcactgtgcgctcaaacatttcctccggaatgcacagaagtaatggatgttgtcattcagattgtcaataaaataatggcaaaaagtttaaattaccgtcaattccgtttgttactggacgagctggaaagcgcatattctgatctcctgctgcacaacaaagtctag